The genomic region AAGATGCCCtggaagaggtacacacacacgactgacTGGTCCTCTGTCCCAGGGGAACGTTTATTGAGTTCCGTAACGGAATGCTGAATGTGTGTCCTGTTGGTCGGAGCTGCtctcaggaggagaggatagaattCTACGAACTGGACAAGGTCAGCCTCTCTTCTTACCTCTTTCTGTACCCCTCTGTCTTTATACCTCTGCCTCGCTCTCTGtcagcctccctcctcttctggtttctctctctcttcctgtctctagtTTTTTCTCACTCTGTAAAACAAGCTGCTGTTGATGTTTCAGTCCACTAGATAGCACTGCAGGACAGTCATCACACATTCCAGCaccttcttttttctttttttacagaaaGAACAAATCCGAGACAAGTTTGTCTCAGTGCTGCGGGAAGAGTTCAAAGGCAAAGGCCTGGCATTCTCTATAGGTATGACCTTTGACCCAAGGCCTGGCCTTTCTCTTCAGATCTGACCCCTGAACCTAACACTGACATGCACCCTCTCctgccttcctgtgtgtgtgaagggggtcaGATCAGCTTTGATGTGTTTCCTGAGGGATGGGACAAGCGCTACTGTCTGGGCCTGCTCGACAGTGATGGATACTCCACTATACACTTCTTTGGAGACAAAACCAACCCTGTGAGTAACACCTAATGCCAGACTGGCTTCTACCGGTATCTATTGGCCTGTAACTGCTCCTTGCTGTGTTCCACTGTAACACAAGTCATGCTATAActgctttatgtgtgtgtgtgtgtgttaggggggaAATGACTATGAGATTTATGCAGACCCTCGAACCATCGGCCATGAAGTGAGCAGTCCGGAGGACACACAACGCATCTGTGAGCAACTGTTCTTttcctgagaggaggaggaaaggggtcagggtcagggaggGATGAGTGAACCGTGAgccatgacatcatcacacctGTATATAATCACCAGGATGTAAATCAGCTGTTTCTGAATAAAGAACTGAACCATTCAACGTCCAATTCGCTTTaatgtctctctgtcacatacacacacaatctctctgtcacgcacactgtctctcacatatacatacacacacacacacacacacacacacacacacaccatgcctgcAGTTGATAGCTTCTCCCCCCAGTCTGTAACAGAACGTCAGTCTCAGAGTTGGAGCTGCACTAGACATGCAGTACTGCAGAACATcctcttcttttcctctcttcttcttcgatctcttctcttcctcctccatagtAGAGCCTGGACCACA from Osmerus mordax isolate fOsmMor3 chromosome 14, fOsmMor3.pri, whole genome shotgun sequence harbors:
- the pmm2 gene encoding phosphomannomutase 2; the protein is MSESATDTKTLCLFDVDGTLTAARQRVTPKMYEFLQRLRGRVRVGVVGGSDLDKIREQLGEDVVQKADYVFAENGLVAYKNGQLLAVQSIQAHMGEELLQDFINFCLNYMAKIKLPRKRGTFIEFRNGMLNVCPVGRSCSQEERIEFYELDKKEQIRDKFVSVLREEFKGKGLAFSIGGQISFDVFPEGWDKRYCLGLLDSDGYSTIHFFGDKTNPGGNDYEIYADPRTIGHEVSSPEDTQRICEQLFFS